The Sphaerochaeta globosa str. Buddy region GTGATGGTTGCTGTATATTGGTCGGTTTCGACAACGGTCAAATCGGGGGTAACACTGCGTACAGGAGCTGTTACACCAGTGATGGCTGCGATGTTGATTGCTACGTTCGGAGCAGTTACGGTGATCGTAAGAATTCCTTCGTAAGCGGAATCGTCATTCGCAGTCGCCTTGACGGAGACCGTACCTACTGCGGTTGCTGTGAGCAACCCTGTTGTGCTAATGGTTGCGGTTCCGCTTCCTGAAGCAACGGACCAAGTTACGCTTGCGTCGGTTGCATCGAGGGGAAGAACAGCCGCACTCATTTGCAGCGTTTCGCCATTTGAAACGGTAATTGCATCAGCTGCTCCCGTGATAGTAATTCCCGTCACGTTAATGGGCAGTGTGGTGTCGTTTGAACACCCTACGGCAAACGAGAGAATGCCGACTATGGCAAAAAGAAACACATACTTTGTAAGATTTTTTAATGTATTCATTGAAATCCTCCTGATTTCTTGTGAATTAATGAAGGAGCATAGTGTTACACTCCTATCTGATCACCGGCATGAAGCCTCCAGGGGACTTCATAAACCTCCTTTTGAATTGTCACGTTGTTTCTCATAATTCCAACACGCAATGCTGAAAGCTGGTCCATTCAGAGGAACTGCTCAGAAAAACTTGGTTGCAAGAGAGGCTAGAGCATCGGGGATATTTCGATCCCCGATGCTTTCGCGCGATTCTAGAGCGGGGTGACTGTGGCTGTGTCTAGGGTGACCTGCGTTTGGGCTAATAACTTTCCGTGAACAGATGAACCCGTCTCGAGAACTATCTGAGTCATACTCATAATGATTCCTTCAAAGTGTGCACCAGTTCCCAGGGTCACGATTCCCGCTACTTGCCAGAAAATGTTTTTGGCTTGAGCACCGTCGGTCAGCATAACTCTTGCTCCGCTGCTGGCGGTAAGATTGTCCGCAATCTGGAAAATCCAGACATCGTTCACACCACCTTGCAAGGTGATATCCGTTGCCATGGTGACAACCGTTTCCCACTTGTAAATACCAGGGGCAAACGTTTGTCCTCCGATGATTCCACCGGCAGTGCCGGAGACAATTGCATAATCCACTCTTCCTGCTGCTTCAACGTACGCTGCTTCCACATCCGAAATTGCTGTGGTCAATTTGGAAGGAGTAGGGGCCTGCATGTCAGAAGCATAGATTTTACCTGTTACATAGATTGAATCTGCAGAGGTCCCATCCAGGGAAAGCGTCTCAGAGAATCCTGTCAGGTCGACAAGAGACTGTGGACTCACCCCGATATCTCCGGTGATCAGCGTATTACCTGTATTGGTGATTGCTGACTTCGCAAGAATGGCGAAGTTGGACGCAGTTCTCAGGTTGATGAGAGCCGGGCCGACTCCTGCAAGAACCGCAGAAGCAGTAGTGAATGTCCATACCTTGTCCTCTAGCATCTCAGCGCCGGCAAAATCAGTAACTGCAGCGCTAATCGTAGCAGTATAGAGTGTGTCGTAGAGCAAGTCGGTAGAAGGGTTGAAGGATACAGTTCTGTTGGCTACATCATAGGAGAGAACTCCAGAGATTTCACTTCCAGCAGCACTCACGATGAAATTAGCGGGGATGACCACGGAATCACCATCCATGATCTCATTGAAAGAGGCTTGGATATCAGTGGTGATCGCGACTCCCGTAGCTTCATGCAAGGGGAAAGTGGAAGCTACGAGGGGACGAGCATTGACGGTAATCATCTTCGTACCTTCAACCAGTGAGTCGTCATTTGCCGTTGCTTTTACAATGACAGTTCCTTCACTCAAGCCAAGCAGCAATCCATGTATATCAATGGATGCAGTTCCTGTACCTGCTGCAACCGACCAAGTTACACTTGTATCTTCGGCAGTAAGAGGGGCTACTGTTTTATTCATTTGCAACGTTTCATCAAGAATGACCTGGACGATGTCTCCATCGGTGGTAACCGTAATGGAAGCGACCATCAATACCCCTTGCCTAACCGCTAATTCCACGGTTGGAACGGCCAGGTTATTGGCATTGGTAGCCCCTACGGGGAGATCACCCCAGACTGCAGTGAAGGTGTAATCAGCTGCTACCGCTGGATTGTACGTATCCGTATCCAACCAGGTCAGCGGCACATTCTTAATCTGTGCATCCTCCAAGGTCACGGAAATCTGAATCGGCAATACTGCGATTACCGCAGCTGCTTCGGCATATTGCACATTGTTGTTGGCTATATCTCCTGTTTGCGTAAGGGTTATGCCCGCGAACGATGCCATCGGAGAGGGTAGTCCTGTATAGGCTGTTACCGTCACTTCAAGAGACCCCGTGATAGTGGATCCATCGTTGGCAGTCGCTATAACGCTAACCGATCCAACTTCTGTCGCTGTCAACAATCCGCTTTCACTGATGGTGGCCAAACCTGTCCCTGCCTGTACCGACCAAGTGAAACTTGCATCAAGTGCATCATTTGGCAGGACTACTGCACTCATCTGCAGCGTTGATCCATCAACTACGGTGATTGCATCACCTGCTCCGTTGACTGTGATACTGGCCACACTGATCGGTGGTGTGATTTTTTCTGAACATCCCACCAGGAAAGTGAGACTGAGAAGTATCACAAAGGTGGTCAGTATTCTTAGATATTTCATTGTAGTGCTCATGAATAACCTCCAGATTATTTATGTTTCGTAATGAACATGATGTAGCACTTGTTCTGTGCCACGTATGGAGTCATCAAGAGATTTCACGTACCACCTTTCTCCAGAAAGTGTTAGCGTTATTGATTCCTTGTAGGCTCATGGATGGATCAGCTACCTAAAATATGAAAAGGGTTAGCTGACATCTTGTTTGCACGCTAAATACATACTGCACCAAGTCTTACACACTTGGTATAGTCAGTTTTCTGCTTATGTTAAAATCGTAATTTGGCACCTATTCCAATGAGACAGGTTTCTTTCAGATATTCCTTGTCCAACGTGGATATATTGCTGAAGAACTCATCGACATCCGGAATCAGAAGGGTGATTCCAGGTCCGACTGAGAACCAATCGGTGATGTTGATATCGAAGCCTGCACGAAAGTTGTAGGCGAAGTTGCTCGTCCCGCTTACTGAAGAATCGTCGGTTAGGGCTAAGAGATAGCCAGGCCCTGTTGCAACATAAGGTTCGATCAAGCCCAGGGGAGCGCGCAGCACTACTTCTGCTACTACTGAGAGATACTCCTGACCTCTGGAATAACCGGTAAGGGAGAATCCCAACCAAGGTTTCACATTCAATTGGAATCGAAGTGTAGGTACATACTCCTCAAAATCCTGTTCCTGAAGATCGTCATAGGCATAGTTCATGACAACACCAATATCAAACTTACTTGCAGTGTCTTCTTCTGTTAGTTCTTCTGCACTGAGAAATCCAGCAAAAACAACCATTAATGCGAGAATGAGAACGAGTACCTTTTTATGCATAGTATCCCTCCGGGGATATTAATATCTTTCTGGAAGCATCCAGATCGATTAACCGCCATATAGTTGTTTGCTATAGATTTTGGAAGACTCAGTAGGCTTGGACTCAGGTCATCTGCTGCTAGAAACGTATTCTGCTCCTACCTTTTTCTTGGGGCAGGCGATACTGCGCAATGCAAGTTCATCCAGTCAATGGTATACATTGGGCTTTCGATGAAGTTGTCACTACAGTAGGGTGCTGATGATGCTGTGTTCCTGATGAAATTTGTGCCAGAGTATTGGCTGCAAGGACCTTTGCCTTGGAAACAAAACTGTTGGAAAACGTATGCCGGCTTCTGAGGGTGTTCCCGTATATGGGTTAGGTATCAGAAACTCTGGGAAGAAGCTTCATGCTCTGAAGATTCCTTCTCAACTACAACTGTAGTGCATAAGTATATGAATGTCAATCAATAACTATCAATAACTAATAAATAAAATTAATATATATCAAAAAAAATTAGTAAAAGATAATTAACAACAATATTTGTATATATTTAACAAATTTTAATATTTTACAGTATTTATCAGTTACTAGTTGATTGTTTGCTGAACATAGCTGATACTATTTGTATGTTGCCAATAAAAGATGAAGTATTAACCTTGCAGGAATGTTCTGCCTATCTTAAGATTGCAGAATCAACAATTTATGTGCTCGCACGCAAAGGAAAAATCCCCTGCCAGAAGGTGGGGAGAAACTGGCGTTTCAGTAAAGACGCCCTGGATCGTTGGTTGAGAGGTGAGGATATTTTAAGTCCTCCTTCTGATTCTTCTATCCGATAATATAGATTCCTGCACTCAGGCAAAAAAACAGGGACTCTTTGGAGCCCCCGCTTTTTTATCTATTTTAAATTTGCATTTCTTATCTCACCTGGAATGCAGTGTGAGTAATACCGTATACATAGAGGTTTTATTGTGCTAGGTATGATATTGCTACGCTTGCACTAACGGCCCTTCCCTGGGCATCGAATATATCCAGCAATCGTAGATCGACAGATATATAGATTGCTTGTAAGAATTGGACTGGCCGTAGTCTCAATCCCATATTGAGCATTCCTCGGGATTTTGCATTGCCACCGCTTGGGGATGCGCTGTACGAAGCGTTTCCGAAATCAATCAGGAAATCGATTTTTCGATTGAGTGCTTTCGGTAGGAAGGGCATCTGATACCCCATTCCAAAATCGATGTTGCTTGTCAAAGGACCGTCAAAGGTGTAGCCGATCAGAAGGGTGGTTTTTGAAGGCCACTCGATGAACGAACTGTTGAAGGTTGAAGCCAAATAGAGTTGGGCAGCCAAGTTTGTGGTAGTTGTTGCATTTAATAGTTGTCCAACCACACCGAATGTCAAGGAACTATTCTGCCCCCGAGCGATTCTCCACTTCCCACCCAACAGTACATCGACCTCATTTGAAATATCCACAGCCAGGCTCATTTCCAGATTGCTGGCAAATCCCATTTGGATGTAGGGCACATGAGCATAGGTACCGGTAAAGATTCCAGAGTATCCGGTTGTGATGGATGTTCTTCTTCCACTCCAAGCCGTTTCGGCGCTGGGAATGACAATGTAGCCGTTTGCACCGCTGATCGTTGCATTGCCGGCATCTGATACTTGACCTGAAGGAAAATCGAGTGCAGAAAGAAAAACCGTCGTCAGCAACAGAAGGCTTATGCATAGATTTTTTTTCATTTGCATGGTGATCCTCCTATCGAATTGCAATTCTGCATTTCGGATTTAGGATCGTCCACCCATCAGAAGTATCAGACTGGTTACAACGGCTGCCGCCCCACCAATAAAATACCACAGAGTGTCTTTTGTTAAGCCCATTCCTAAGAAGGTGCGAACTGAGTCGCCCAATGAACGGGTGGCAAATATTCCACCAACCACAAGCGCCAGTCCTCCGAAAAACAAGATGATTCCGAGTATTTTTGAAATGCCCATAGGTTCTTTCTCCAAAGTTTTTGTATCCCGAGATAAACTCGGAAGGTCCAGTTTGCGTTTTACATAACTAACGGGGATTTTTTTTTCTTGGCAGTTCTGCCAAGGAATTAGTATCCCGTATTTTGAGTATAATCCTGGGGGAAAATTGGGTCTGTACGCAAACGAACATAGCAGAAGGATTTTTGAATTATTTTGATACTTGTTGATTAATGAGATCTATGATTGTTTGGTAAGGGGCAGAGGAATGCAATATACGCAGAGAAAACGGGTATGAGTATGAAGAAGAATGGATGCTGGAATGCTCTTTCCCTGAAGCCTGACGCACGGTAAATCTGCACAGTCGCTATAGTATGATAAGAGCCGCTGATTATTCAGCGGCTCTTATAAAAGGTGCCAATCGGATTCGAACCGATGCATCAAGGTTTTGCAGACCTTTCCCTTACCGCTTGGGTATGGCACCATGCATTAGGCATTGTTGACCATACCAGTTTTCTTTTTGATAATCAAGGGGGAATCTGTAGGATTTTCACAAGGAGTTTCTATGATCAAGCGAATACTTGTCGTTCTTTGTTTAGGTATCATTTTTCTGGCGCCTTTGTGTGCTTTTGGCAATGAGCGATGGTTGAGTACCAGTTTTACCGCCGATTATCACTACGGCAGTGCCTTGCCTGTAGATACTTCTTTAGGCCTGGATATCTCGTACTTCTTGTTCAGCCCCTTCCATGGCTCGGGCTTTGTAACCAAGGTGTCCACCACCTTCTCGAATTCGATCACGCGCATGGCCTTTTTTCTTGGGCCGGCTTACCGCTCAGTCCTGGCCGGGGGAGTGGAGGGCTATATTTCCTTTGGGCCTTCCTTTACCGATATCGAGAATCAGGTTCCCGGTGGCAGTGAGGAAATGCAACTTGGGGTTGGCTTGGACGTGGGCTCACGTTTTAGGTTTTCCAGTGCTGGTTCCCTTGATATGGCACTTGTTTTGGGCATTTTTGCTGATGTTTCGCTCCTGCATATCGTGGATGGGGAGTATCTAAGAGGGTGGACGGGGAATGTCGTCCCCTATGTCGGTTTCTCCTTTTCTTCAATTGTTCAGTATGGATTTCCTTCCTACACCATATATTGAACATTCTTGAACGTTTTTCATCTGTTAGTTGGACGTTTATTGTTGACATCTGAATGTTTTTGATTGTATTATGGCATTGTAACGCTTTAAAAGTACAAAAACATTCAAGGAAGTATTCATGTCAACCATTCCTGCCAGCAGACAGCAATACATTCTCAACCTGATCAAGACTGAAGGTACGGTTACGGTCAGTCAGCTGGCAGACGAACTGGGAGTGAGCGAACTCACCATCCGCCGCGACCTCGACCAGCTGGAGAAGAAAGGGTTGGTTGAACGTACGCACGGTGGAGCGACGGCAAGAAGAAACCTCCCGGTTGAACCCGATTACCTGCAGAAAGCATCAGAATTGCCCAAGGAAAAAGAGTCCATCGGACAAGCTGTAGCACAGATGATTGAGGAAGGGGACACGCTGTACATCAACAGCGGTTCCACCACGTTCGAGGTTATCCGCTCGGTAGCCGCACTGCAGAAGAAAGTGACCATAGTTACCAACAACATCGATGCAATTTGGCTGTGCAAGGAAAGCGAACACATCCGACTCATTCTTGCAGGCGGTGTATACCGCAGCCGAAGTCACTCCGTCTCCGGTTCTCTTTCTTCAATTCTGGTAAGTCAGATATATGCCAACAAAGCGATCATCGGCGTCGATGGATTCTCTCCCTCTGCAGGTCTCACCACCCCCATTCTGGAGGAGGCCGAGACCACCCGTGCCATGATCGAACATACCGTAGGGACGGTGATCGTGGTGGCGGCATCGAACAAGATAGGGGTGGTTTCAAACTTCAAGACTGTTGGTCTTGATCAGGTCGATGTGTTGGTCACCGATGAAAAGGGCGGTGAGATAGTCAAGCAAATGGAGATCCCTGAGGGTCTTACAATACAAA contains the following coding sequences:
- a CDS encoding ice-binding family protein, with the protein product MSTTMKYLRILTTFVILLSLTFLVGCSEKITPPISVASITVNGAGDAITVVDGSTLQMSAVVLPNDALDASFTWSVQAGTGLATISESGLLTATEVGSVSVIATANDGSTITGSLEVTVTAYTGLPSPMASFAGITLTQTGDIANNNVQYAEAAAVIAVLPIQISVTLEDAQIKNVPLTWLDTDTYNPAVAADYTFTAVWGDLPVGATNANNLAVPTVELAVRQGVLMVASITVTTDGDIVQVILDETLQMNKTVAPLTAEDTSVTWSVAAGTGTASIDIHGLLLGLSEGTVIVKATANDDSLVEGTKMITVNARPLVASTFPLHEATGVAITTDIQASFNEIMDGDSVVIPANFIVSAAGSEISGVLSYDVANRTVSFNPSTDLLYDTLYTATISAAVTDFAGAEMLEDKVWTFTTASAVLAGVGPALINLRTASNFAILAKSAITNTGNTLITGDIGVSPQSLVDLTGFSETLSLDGTSADSIYVTGKIYASDMQAPTPSKLTTAISDVEAAYVEAAGRVDYAIVSGTAGGIIGGQTFAPGIYKWETVVTMATDITLQGGVNDVWIFQIADNLTASSGARVMLTDGAQAKNIFWQVAGIVTLGTGAHFEGIIMSMTQIVLETGSSVHGKLLAQTQVTLDTATVTPL
- a CDS encoding helix-turn-helix domain-containing protein — protein: MLPIKDEVLTLQECSAYLKIAESTIYVLARKGKIPCQKVGRNWRFSKDALDRWLRGEDILSPPSDSSIR
- a CDS encoding DUF3185 family protein, with translation MGISKILGIILFFGGLALVVGGIFATRSLGDSVRTFLGMGLTKDTLWYFIGGAAAVVTSLILLMGGRS
- a CDS encoding DeoR/GlpR family DNA-binding transcription regulator, encoding MSTIPASRQQYILNLIKTEGTVTVSQLADELGVSELTIRRDLDQLEKKGLVERTHGGATARRNLPVEPDYLQKASELPKEKESIGQAVAQMIEEGDTLYINSGSTTFEVIRSVAALQKKVTIVTNNIDAIWLCKESEHIRLILAGGVYRSRSHSVSGSLSSILVSQIYANKAIIGVDGFSPSAGLTTPILEEAETTRAMIEHTVGTVIVVAASNKIGVVSNFKTVGLDQVDVLVTDEKGGEIVKQMEIPEGLTIQIATT